One Roseovarius bejariae genomic region harbors:
- a CDS encoding outer membrane protein produces MSKTLALPLLAAASLAAAPALAGSPEPAPSEPVMQPAAPAPVASASPNWTGFYAGGQLGYANIDTNVPGLDGDGFIGGLTAGYDYDLGNWVIGAGLDYDWMDIGLGGGNTLDSVWRAKLRGGYKIGNGLLYGTGGYAEADVNTLGSDDGYFIGAGYEHAVMENFTVGGEVLYHEFDNFGGGGGPDVEATTVQVRGTFRF; encoded by the coding sequence ATGAGCAAGACCCTAGCACTTCCTCTGCTCGCCGCCGCAAGCCTTGCCGCGGCTCCCGCCCTTGCAGGCTCGCCCGAACCTGCCCCCTCCGAACCGGTCATGCAACCGGCGGCCCCGGCCCCCGTGGCCTCGGCCTCGCCCAATTGGACAGGGTTCTACGCGGGGGGCCAGCTTGGCTATGCCAATATCGATACCAATGTTCCCGGCCTTGACGGTGATGGCTTCATCGGCGGTCTGACCGCCGGCTACGATTATGACCTTGGCAACTGGGTGATCGGTGCCGGCCTTGATTATGACTGGATGGATATCGGCCTTGGAGGCGGCAACACTCTTGATAGCGTCTGGCGTGCAAAACTTCGCGGTGGCTACAAGATCGGCAATGGCCTGCTGTACGGGACCGGCGGCTATGCCGAAGCGGACGTGAACACCTTGGGCAGCGACGATGGCTATTTCATCGGTGCAGGGTATGAACATGCCGTGATGGAAAATTTCACCGTGGGTGGCGAGGTCCTCTATCACGAATTTGACAACTTCGGTGGCGGCGGCGGCCCGGATGTCGAGGCGACGACCGTGCAGGTCCGTGGTACATTCCGCTTCTGA
- a CDS encoding phosphodiesterase: MHKILVFTDLHLLPEGETLIGLDPGERLRQGLDHATTQHPNAARIVLTGDLTHNGTAQEYTRLRDILDGSSIPVSLMLGNHDRRAPFLQVFPETPTTAQGHVQQVVDLGDERLILLDTLNEEAVDTHSGLLCPDRLAWLDARLSEAAGKRCILFTHHPVFATGFKGMDWIGLKSIPELSLLLNRHDNVAQVISGHIHRTIQGAINGIPAAVFKSPCHQMPMALGYQDPRLSVAEPGAYGIVLLSNEGVVVHTEDFTLPDLDSTLYD, encoded by the coding sequence ATGCACAAAATCCTCGTCTTCACCGATCTGCATCTCCTGCCCGAGGGCGAAACCCTTATCGGTCTCGACCCCGGCGAACGGCTCAGGCAGGGGCTGGACCATGCCACCACACAGCACCCTAACGCGGCCCGTATCGTCCTGACCGGGGACCTGACCCACAACGGCACAGCACAGGAATACACCCGCCTGCGCGACATCCTGGACGGCTCTTCAATTCCGGTCTCGCTGATGCTCGGCAACCACGACCGCCGCGCCCCGTTTTTACAGGTATTTCCCGAGACACCGACCACCGCCCAAGGCCATGTCCAACAGGTGGTCGACCTCGGGGATGAGCGCCTGATCCTGCTCGACACCCTCAACGAAGAGGCCGTGGATACCCACTCGGGCCTGCTCTGCCCCGATCGCCTCGCATGGCTTGACGCACGCCTATCCGAAGCGGCAGGGAAACGCTGCATCCTGTTTACGCATCACCCGGTTTTTGCCACTGGTTTCAAGGGGATGGACTGGATCGGGTTGAAATCCATCCCCGAGCTTTCGCTCCTTCTGAACCGTCACGACAACGTCGCCCAAGTCATCTCGGGCCATATCCACCGCACCATTCAGGGCGCCATCAACGGCATCCCCGCGGCCGTGTTCAAAAGCCCCTGCCACCAGATGCCCATGGCCCTTGGTTATCAGGACCCGCGCCTTTCCGTGGCCGAGCCGGGCGCCTACGGGATCGTCCTGCTGAGCAACGAGGGCGTCGTCGTCCACACCGAGGATTTCACCCTCCCCGATCTCGATTCAACGCTCTACGACTGA
- the hisA gene encoding 1-(5-phosphoribosyl)-5-[(5-phosphoribosylamino)methylideneamino]imidazole-4-carboxamide isomerase, translating into MILYPAIDLKDGQAVRLFKGEMEKATVFNDDPAAQAMEFVEAGCEWLHLVDLNGAFAGEPINAAPVEAILERTQVPAQLGGGIRDMATIERWLSKGLARVILGTVAVENPALVREAARAFPGQVAVGIDARQGRVATKGWAEETDVLATDLARSFEDAGVAAIIYTDINRDGAMQGPNIEETAALAHAVSIPVIASGGVSSIDDLKALKACGAPLNGAISGRALYDGAIDLKEALAVMKA; encoded by the coding sequence ATGATCCTTTATCCCGCCATCGACCTCAAGGACGGCCAGGCCGTGCGCCTGTTCAAAGGTGAGATGGAAAAGGCCACCGTGTTCAACGACGACCCCGCCGCACAGGCGATGGAGTTCGTCGAGGCGGGTTGTGAGTGGTTGCATCTGGTCGATCTCAATGGCGCTTTTGCCGGAGAGCCGATCAATGCCGCCCCGGTCGAGGCGATCCTCGAGCGCACCCAGGTGCCCGCGCAACTGGGGGGTGGCATTCGCGATATGGCCACGATCGAACGTTGGCTTTCCAAGGGGTTGGCCCGGGTGATTCTGGGCACCGTGGCCGTTGAAAACCCCGCGCTTGTGCGCGAGGCGGCCCGCGCCTTCCCCGGTCAGGTCGCCGTGGGCATCGACGCCCGCCAAGGCCGCGTGGCAACCAAGGGTTGGGCCGAGGAAACCGATGTTCTGGCCACCGATCTGGCACGGTCGTTCGAGGATGCGGGCGTGGCCGCCATCATCTACACCGACATCAACCGCGACGGCGCCATGCAGGGCCCCAATATCGAGGAAACCGCCGCCCTCGCCCATGCGGTCTCGATCCCGGTCATCGCCTCGGGCGGGGTCAGTTCCATCGACGACCTCAAGGCTCTGAAGGCCTGTGGCGCGCCGCTCAATGGTGCGATCTCGGGCCGCGCCCTTTACGACGGGGCGATAGACCTGAAAGAGGCGCTTGCGGTCATGAAAGCCTGA
- the hisB gene encoding imidazoleglycerol-phosphate dehydratase HisB gives MRNATITRKTAETDIHVEIDLDGTGAYDNETGVGFFDHMLDQLARHSLIDMKVRCKGDLHIDDHHTVEDVGIALGQALTQALGDKTGIRRYGACLLPMDDALVRAALDLSGRPFLIWNMELPTPKIGTFDTELVREFFQALSTHGGITLHVDALHGFNSHHMAEAGFKSVARALREAVETDPRKSDAVPSTKGAL, from the coding sequence ATGCGCAACGCCACGATCACCCGCAAGACCGCCGAGACCGACATTCACGTCGAGATCGACCTCGACGGCACCGGGGCCTATGACAATGAAACCGGCGTCGGCTTCTTCGATCACATGCTGGACCAATTGGCGCGGCACTCGCTGATCGACATGAAAGTGCGCTGCAAGGGCGACCTGCACATCGACGATCACCACACGGTCGAGGACGTGGGCATCGCCCTGGGCCAGGCCCTGACCCAGGCGCTTGGCGACAAGACCGGCATCCGCCGCTATGGCGCCTGCCTTTTGCCGATGGATGACGCACTGGTACGTGCCGCGCTCGACCTTTCGGGCCGGCCCTTCCTGATCTGGAACATGGAGCTGCCCACCCCCAAGATCGGCACCTTCGATACCGAACTGGTGCGCGAGTTTTTCCAAGCGCTAAGCACTCACGGCGGCATCACCCTGCACGTCGACGCCTTGCACGGGTTCAACAGCCACCACATGGCCGAAGCCGGGTTCAAATCCGTGGCCCGCGCCCTGCGCGAAGCGGTGGAAACCGACCCGCGCAAATCCGACGCGGTGCCTTCGACCAAGGGGGCGCTGTAA
- the hisG gene encoding ATP phosphoribosyltransferase produces MSLKLGVPSKGRLMEKTFDWFGARGVTLGRAGSDREYAGFVEGVDNVELILLSAGEIPRELAAGRIHLGVTGTDLVREKLGQWDARVRELAELGFGHADLVLAVPGAWVDVNTLDDLDAAAAAFRQAHGFRLRVATKYHRLVRDFLRDNGVADYQLVDSQGATEGTVKNETAEAIADITSTGDTLRANHLKILDDGMILRSQATLFKSRKAPLSEADRADLKALLQKLNVD; encoded by the coding sequence ATGAGCCTCAAATTGGGTGTGCCGTCCAAGGGGCGGTTGATGGAAAAGACCTTTGACTGGTTCGGCGCACGGGGGGTGACCCTTGGGCGCGCGGGATCGGACCGCGAATATGCGGGATTTGTCGAAGGTGTTGATAACGTTGAGCTTATCCTGCTATCGGCGGGCGAAATTCCCCGCGAACTGGCCGCGGGGCGCATTCACCTTGGGGTAACGGGCACCGACCTTGTGCGCGAGAAGCTGGGGCAATGGGATGCCCGCGTGCGGGAATTGGCCGAGCTTGGGTTCGGTCATGCCGATCTGGTGCTGGCGGTGCCGGGGGCCTGGGTGGATGTGAACACGCTGGATGATCTGGATGCCGCCGCCGCGGCGTTCCGGCAGGCGCATGGCTTTCGCTTGCGGGTGGCGACGAAATATCACCGTCTGGTGCGGGATTTCCTGCGCGACAACGGGGTGGCGGATTATCAATTGGTGGACAGTCAGGGCGCGACCGAAGGCACGGTCAAGAACGAGACTGCCGAGGCCATTGCCGATATTACGTCAACGGGTGATACCCTGCGGGCCAACCATTTGAAAATACTGGATGACGGGATGATCCTGCGGTCGCAGGCGACACTGTTCAAATCGCGCAAGGCGCCGCTTTCGGAGGCGGATCGGGCCGACCTCAAGGCGCTATTGCAGAAGTTGAATGTGGATTGA
- the hisF gene encoding imidazole glycerol phosphate synthase subunit HisF, with translation MLKTRIIPCLDVADGRVVKGVNFVNLRDAGDPVDAAKAYDAAGADELCFLDIHATHENRGVMLDVVTRTAEQCYIPLTVGGGVRTAEDVRKLLLAGADKVSFNSAAVANPDVVREAADQFGSQCIVVAIDAKTVSPGKWEIFTHGGRKPTGIDAVEFAKLVEEKGAGEILLTSMDRDGTREGFNLPLTRAISDAVDIPVIASGGVGTLDHLVDGVTKGGASAVLAASIFHFGEFSIQQAKDHMAANGIAVRTGA, from the coding sequence ATGTTGAAGACCCGCATCATCCCCTGCCTCGACGTGGCCGATGGCCGCGTGGTCAAAGGCGTGAACTTCGTCAACCTGCGCGACGCGGGCGACCCGGTGGATGCCGCCAAGGCCTATGACGCCGCCGGGGCCGATGAGCTGTGCTTTCTCGACATCCACGCCACCCATGAGAATCGCGGTGTGATGCTCGATGTGGTCACCCGCACCGCCGAGCAATGTTACATCCCGCTCACCGTGGGCGGCGGCGTACGTACTGCCGAGGACGTACGCAAACTGCTGCTGGCGGGGGCCGACAAGGTGTCGTTCAACTCCGCCGCCGTGGCCAACCCCGACGTGGTACGCGAGGCCGCTGACCAATTCGGTAGTCAATGCATCGTCGTGGCCATCGACGCCAAGACCGTATCACCCGGCAAATGGGAAATCTTCACCCACGGCGGGCGCAAACCCACGGGTATCGACGCTGTGGAATTCGCCAAGCTGGTCGAGGAAAAGGGCGCCGGGGAAATCCTGCTCACCTCGATGGACCGCGACGGCACCCGCGAAGGCTTCAACCTGCCGCTGACCCGTGCCATTTCCGACGCGGTCGACATTCCCGTCATCGCCTCGGGCGGCGTTGGCACACTCGATCACCTTGTTGATGGGGTGACCAAGGGCGGCGCCTCTGCCGTGCTGGCCGCCTCGATCTTCCACTTTGGCGAGTTCTCCATCCAACAGGCCAAGGACCACATGGCCGCCAATGGCATTGCCGTCAGGACAGGCGCATGA
- a CDS encoding TerC family protein encodes MLELLNDPAVWASFLTLTLLEIVLGVDNVIFISIAASKLPEHQRPRARVLGLAGALVLRIGLLFSIAWIIGLSAPVVTLLGWPVSWRDVILLAGGFFLIYKASTEIFDEVEGDDIHTTEERVVAAAFTGVIFQIMLLDLVFSIDSVITAVGIADHIEVMVAAVALAIVVMMIAAAPIAEFVEAHPSTKMLALAFLVMVGMALVADGFHFHVERGFIYAAMVFAGAVEALNLMRQKRRKRLKANS; translated from the coding sequence ATGCTTGAACTGCTCAATGATCCCGCCGTCTGGGCCTCGTTCCTGACGCTGACCTTGCTGGAAATCGTGCTGGGCGTCGATAACGTGATCTTCATCTCCATCGCCGCCTCGAAACTGCCCGAACACCAACGCCCCCGCGCCCGTGTCCTCGGCCTTGCGGGGGCGCTTGTCCTGCGCATCGGGCTTTTGTTCTCAATCGCATGGATCATCGGCCTGTCGGCACCCGTCGTGACCCTCTTAGGCTGGCCGGTATCCTGGCGCGACGTGATCCTTCTGGCAGGCGGTTTTTTCCTTATTTACAAGGCCTCTACCGAAATTTTCGACGAAGTCGAAGGCGATGACATCCACACCACCGAGGAACGCGTCGTCGCCGCGGCCTTCACCGGCGTGATCTTCCAGATCATGCTGCTCGATCTGGTTTTTTCCATCGACAGCGTCATCACAGCCGTCGGCATCGCAGACCATATCGAGGTCATGGTGGCTGCTGTCGCCCTTGCCATCGTGGTGATGATGATCGCCGCCGCCCCCATCGCCGAATTCGTCGAGGCACATCCCTCGACCAAGATGCTGGCCCTGGCCTTTCTGGTGATGGTCGGCATGGCCCTTGTGGCGGATGGCTTCCACTTTCATGTGGAACGCGGATTCATCTATGCCGCAATGGTTTTCGCCGGGGCGGTCGAGGCGCTCAACCTGATGCGCCAAAAGCGGCGAAAGCGCCTAAAAGCGAATTCATAG
- the hisH gene encoding imidazole glycerol phosphate synthase subunit HisH, which yields MTTVIVDYESGNLHSAEKAFQRMAAEVDAGPVTVTSDPEVVRKATRIVLPGDGAFPACQKELYDHRGLFEAIEEAVIDKGRPFMGICIGMQMLATRGMEYTPTPGFDWIGGTVERITPADETLKVPHMGWNDLVIDHAHPVFDGISTGDHAYFVHSYHFRVADPAHLLAHVDYAGPITAVVGRDNIVGTQFHPEKSQSTGLRLIANFLNWTP from the coding sequence ATGACTACCGTCATCGTCGATTACGAATCCGGCAACCTGCATTCGGCGGAAAAGGCCTTTCAACGCATGGCCGCCGAGGTGGATGCAGGCCCGGTCACCGTCACCTCCGACCCCGAGGTGGTGCGCAAGGCAACCCGCATCGTCCTGCCCGGCGACGGGGCCTTTCCCGCCTGCCAGAAAGAACTTTACGACCACCGCGGGCTCTTTGAGGCCATCGAAGAGGCGGTCATCGACAAGGGCCGCCCCTTCATGGGCATCTGCATCGGCATGCAGATGCTCGCCACACGTGGCATGGAGTATACCCCAACCCCCGGGTTTGACTGGATCGGTGGCACGGTAGAACGGATCACCCCCGCCGATGAAACCCTGAAAGTGCCGCATATGGGCTGGAACGACTTGGTGATCGACCACGCCCACCCGGTGTTCGACGGGATCTCAACCGGCGACCACGCCTATTTCGTACACTCTTACCATTTCCGCGTGGCAGACCCCGCGCATCTGCTGGCGCATGTCGATTACGCCGGTCCGATCACCGCCGTCGTGGGCCGCGACAATATCGTCGGCACGCAATTCCACCCGGAAAAAAGCCAGTCCACGGGCCTGCGCCTGATTGCCAATTTCCTGAACTGGACCCCCTGA
- a CDS encoding SlyX family protein, translating into MSSTEETLAHLSRMVDDLSEVVARQEGEIAMLTRRVQLLMEREAERESDMGGQVTLGDERPPHW; encoded by the coding sequence ATGAGTTCAACCGAAGAAACCCTTGCCCACCTCAGCCGCATGGTTGACGATCTGTCCGAGGTTGTCGCCCGTCAGGAAGGCGAAATCGCCATGCTGACGCGCCGTGTGCAACTGCTCATGGAACGCGAGGCCGAGCGCGAAAGCGACATGGGCGGTCAAGTCACGCTCGGCGACGAACGCCCGCCTCACTGGTAA
- a CDS encoding DUF2147 domain-containing protein has protein sequence MKRFALAAVAMVMGSGMAMAEPALGTWKTEVDDGSYAHVEMVQCGSNVCGTIARTFKDGAEYESDNIGKMLVRNMEPQGNGRYEGRVWRPSNNKIYIGKMDVNGNSLKLRGCVAGGLICAKQNWTRIK, from the coding sequence ATGAAACGCTTTGCATTGGCCGCTGTGGCCATGGTGATGGGCTCTGGCATGGCAATGGCCGAACCGGCCTTGGGCACCTGGAAAACCGAGGTGGACGATGGGTCCTATGCCCATGTGGAAATGGTCCAATGCGGCAGCAATGTCTGCGGCACCATTGCGCGGACCTTCAAGGACGGGGCCGAGTATGAATCGGATAACATCGGAAAGATGCTCGTGCGCAACATGGAGCCGCAGGGCAATGGCCGCTACGAAGGCCGGGTCTGGCGCCCGTCGAACAACAAGATCTACATCGGCAAGATGGATGTGAACGGCAATAGCCTGAAACTGCGCGGGTGCGTGGCAGGCGGTTTGATTTGCGCCAAGCAGAACTGGACCCGGATCAAGTAG
- a CDS encoding ATP phosphoribosyltransferase regulatory subunit — translation MTDRAMIRAEAARLRAAFEAEGAQPVETGILQPAETLLDLYGEDIRARAYVTSDALRGEQMLRPDFTVPVVQMHMEHGAEPACYTYSGEVFRRQEDDPDRANEYMQVGFEVFERNSPEAADARVFALMFNTLAPLGLRAATGDIGVLMGAVDGLQTTERRKAALRRHIWRPRRFRALIDRFSGRAAVPESRSALLASDDPMAGAGPLIGLRSRAEIEARIAALREDAEADPISENEVALLDAILAVRETCPNALEHLRDIAVDMPAIRPAVERLERRLEAMQGRGLDVDTLDFEASYGRTHMEYYDGFVFGFYAEARPDLPPVATGGRYDALTRQLGQGREIPAVGGVIRPGLVVELGGLT, via the coding sequence ATGACGGACCGGGCCATGATCCGGGCCGAGGCCGCGCGCCTGCGGGCCGCCTTCGAGGCCGAGGGGGCGCAGCCGGTGGAAACCGGGATTTTGCAACCGGCCGAGACACTTCTGGACCTCTACGGCGAAGATATTCGCGCCCGGGCCTATGTTACCTCGGATGCCCTGCGCGGCGAGCAGATGCTACGCCCGGATTTCACCGTGCCGGTGGTGCAGATGCATATGGAGCACGGGGCAGAACCGGCCTGCTATACCTATTCCGGCGAGGTGTTCCGGCGGCAGGAGGATGATCCCGACCGCGCGAATGAGTATATGCAGGTGGGCTTCGAGGTGTTCGAGCGCAATTCGCCCGAGGCCGCCGATGCCCGGGTTTTTGCCTTGATGTTCAATACATTGGCCCCACTGGGCCTGCGGGCCGCGACAGGGGATATCGGGGTTCTTATGGGGGCCGTTGATGGCTTGCAGACGACCGAACGCCGCAAGGCTGCACTGCGCCGACATATCTGGCGGCCGCGGCGGTTCCGCGCCCTGATCGATCGTTTCTCGGGGCGCGCTGCCGTGCCTGAAAGCCGAAGCGCGCTATTGGCAAGTGACGACCCGATGGCCGGGGCGGGGCCACTGATCGGGTTGCGCAGCCGCGCCGAGATCGAGGCGCGCATTGCCGCCCTGCGCGAGGATGCCGAGGCAGACCCTATTTCGGAAAACGAGGTGGCGCTTCTGGATGCGATCCTTGCGGTGCGCGAGACCTGTCCGAACGCGCTTGAACATCTGCGTGACATCGCCGTTGACATGCCCGCGATCCGCCCTGCCGTGGAGCGGTTGGAGCGGCGGCTTGAGGCCATGCAGGGGCGTGGACTCGACGTGGACACGCTGGATTTCGAGGCCAGCTATGGCCGCACGCATATGGAATATTACGACGGGTTCGTGTTCGGATTTTACGCCGAGGCGCGTCCCGATCTGCCCCCCGTGGCCACCGGCGGGCGGTATGACGCCCTGACGCGGCAGCTGGGGCAGGGGCGCGAGATTCCGGCCGTGGGCGGGGTGATCCGGCCCGGGCTGGTCGTGGAATTGGGGGGGCTGACATGA
- the hisS gene encoding histidine--tRNA ligase: MAKPKKQPRPKAETPKGFRDYFGAEVTERAEMLRRIAEVYHRYGFDALESSAVETVEALGKFLPDVDRPNEGVFAWQEDAEGDKPGDWLALRYDLTAPLARVYAQHRNDLPTPYRRYAMGPVWRNEKPGPGRYRQFYQCDADTVGAPSVAADAEICAMLADTLEEVGIPRGDYIVRVNNRKVLNGVLEVMGLEEGEARDAVLRTIDKFDKVGEEGVRQLLTTGRKDASGAFIEGVGLSEEQAGPVLAFLTSKSEVTTETLANLRAAVGESQTGQEGVQELETIAELMAAQGYGADRVVIDPSVVRGLGYYTGPVFEAELTFEIFDEKGRKRQFGSVAGGGRYDDLVKRFTGQAVPATGVSIGVDRLLAALREKGRMGGEAQGPVVVTVMDRDRMADYQDMVGELRRAGLRAEVYLGNPKNFGNQMKYADKRGSPVAVIAGSDEFDCGVVQIKDLILGAKIAESATLEEWKERPSQFEVARSELVAKVREIIDGQGQ; encoded by the coding sequence ATGGCCAAGCCAAAAAAACAGCCCCGCCCCAAGGCGGAGACGCCCAAGGGGTTCCGCGATTACTTCGGCGCCGAGGTGACCGAGCGCGCCGAGATGCTGCGCCGGATCGCCGAGGTCTATCATCGCTATGGCTTTGACGCTTTGGAAAGCAGCGCGGTCGAGACCGTCGAGGCGCTTGGCAAGTTCCTTCCCGATGTGGACCGGCCCAACGAAGGGGTGTTCGCCTGGCAGGAGGATGCCGAGGGCGACAAGCCGGGCGATTGGCTGGCCCTGCGCTATGACCTGACGGCGCCCTTGGCGCGGGTCTATGCCCAGCACCGCAACGACCTGCCCACGCCCTACCGGCGCTATGCCATGGGGCCGGTGTGGCGCAACGAGAAGCCGGGGCCGGGGCGCTATCGGCAGTTTTACCAGTGTGACGCCGATACCGTGGGCGCGCCGTCGGTGGCGGCGGACGCCGAGATTTGCGCGATGCTGGCCGATACCTTGGAAGAGGTGGGCATTCCGCGCGGGGATTACATCGTCCGGGTGAACAACCGGAAGGTTTTGAACGGGGTTCTTGAGGTCATGGGCCTTGAGGAAGGCGAGGCGCGCGACGCCGTGCTGCGCACCATCGACAAGTTCGACAAGGTGGGCGAGGAGGGTGTTCGCCAACTTTTGACCACGGGGCGCAAGGATGCTTCGGGGGCCTTTATCGAGGGTGTGGGCCTGAGCGAGGAACAGGCCGGGCCGGTTCTGGCGTTCCTGACCTCGAAAAGCGAGGTGACGACCGAGACCCTGGCCAACTTGCGCGCGGCAGTTGGTGAATCCCAAACCGGGCAGGAAGGCGTGCAGGAGCTTGAAACCATTGCCGAACTCATGGCCGCTCAAGGCTATGGCGCGGATCGTGTGGTGATCGACCCAAGTGTCGTGCGCGGGCTTGGTTACTACACCGGCCCCGTGTTCGAGGCCGAGCTGACCTTCGAGATTTTCGATGAAAAGGGCCGAAAGCGGCAGTTCGGCAGCGTCGCGGGTGGTGGGCGTTACGATGACCTTGTGAAGCGCTTCACCGGACAGGCCGTGCCCGCGACTGGGGTGTCGATCGGTGTGGATCGCCTGTTGGCGGCCCTGCGCGAAAAGGGCCGTATGGGCGGCGAGGCGCAGGGGCCTGTCGTGGTCACCGTGATGGATCGGGATCGGATGGCCGACTATCAGGACATGGTGGGCGAGTTGCGCCGCGCGGGCCTGCGGGCCGAGGTGTACCTTGGCAACCCCAAGAACTTCGGCAACCAGATGAAATACGCCGACAAACGCGGAAGCCCCGTGGCGGTGATCGCGGGCAGCGACGAGTTCGACTGCGGCGTGGTGCAGATCAAGGACCTGATCCTTGGCGCGAAGATCGCCGAGAGCGCCACTCTGGAAGAATGGAAGGAACGGCCCAGCCAATTCGAGGTGGCGCGGTCCGAACTGGTCGCCAAGGTGCGCGAGATCATCGACGGGCAGGGCCAATGA
- a CDS encoding DUF302 domain-containing protein translates to MKQLLAGLALAVMAQGAQASDDDIMRVSAQGDVTATMDALQAAVEGAGATVFARVDHAGGAESAGMDLAASQLLVFGNPKLGTPAMQDDPLAGLFLPLKVLVYEDAEGRVWLAYEDPEETLDDLPGINDDAGYIAKMRMALIKLTEKAAGK, encoded by the coding sequence ATGAAACAGCTATTGGCAGGTTTGGCTTTGGCCGTGATGGCGCAGGGGGCGCAGGCTTCGGATGATGACATCATGCGGGTTTCCGCCCAGGGTGATGTGACGGCCACGATGGATGCGTTGCAAGCGGCGGTCGAGGGGGCCGGGGCCACGGTCTTTGCCCGGGTCGATCATGCTGGTGGGGCCGAGAGTGCGGGCATGGATTTGGCCGCCTCGCAATTGTTGGTTTTCGGGAATCCCAAGCTGGGCACGCCAGCGATGCAGGACGACCCCTTGGCGGGTCTGTTCCTGCCGCTGAAGGTGTTGGTCTACGAGGACGCGGAGGGCCGGGTTTGGCTGGCCTATGAAGACCCCGAGGAAACCCTGGACGACCTTCCCGGCATCAATGACGACGCGGGCTATATCGCCAAGATGCGGATGGCCTTGATCAAGCTGACCGAAAAGGCGGCAGGAAAGTAG
- a CDS encoding DMT family transporter → MPRTPATALAAPSFWATLAMVVPAMFCIVAGDTAGKALTQAGAHPFFVAWARFAMAAIVLLPLSGLTRGELPQLANWRILLRGGLVVGGIASILTALSTEPIADVFGAFFIGPIISYVLAALLLREQVTPARSALLVLGFAGVLLVVKPGFGAGAGMGFAVLAGVFYGSFLTATRWLAGGFRPRFLLISQLLTGTILLAPLAFTMGAPRMSPYVWALLGFSAAGSAMGNFLLAMANRSAPASVIAPLVYTQLIAATLLGYAAFGDWPDALSLTGLAVILTSGLLSLRLAHR, encoded by the coding sequence ATGCCTCGAACACCCGCCACCGCTCTTGCCGCTCCCTCCTTTTGGGCAACGCTGGCCATGGTCGTCCCCGCCATGTTCTGCATCGTTGCTGGCGATACGGCAGGCAAGGCCCTGACGCAGGCGGGCGCACATCCCTTCTTCGTGGCCTGGGCGCGGTTCGCCATGGCCGCCATCGTGCTTTTACCCCTCAGCGGCCTGACACGCGGCGAACTCCCGCAGCTGGCAAACTGGCGTATTCTTCTACGCGGCGGGCTCGTGGTCGGTGGCATCGCCTCGATCCTCACCGCGCTCAGCACCGAACCCATTGCCGATGTTTTCGGGGCCTTTTTCATTGGCCCGATCATCTCATATGTTCTGGCCGCGCTTCTGCTCAGGGAACAGGTCACCCCGGCCCGCAGCGCCCTTCTGGTGCTTGGTTTCGCGGGGGTGCTTCTGGTGGTCAAACCCGGTTTCGGTGCTGGCGCGGGCATGGGTTTTGCCGTGCTGGCTGGCGTGTTTTACGGCAGCTTCCTTACCGCCACCCGCTGGCTTGCAGGCGGCTTTCGGCCCCGTTTCCTGCTGATTTCTCAATTGCTGACCGGAACCATCCTTCTGGCTCCGCTGGCCTTCACCATGGGCGCGCCCCGGATGTCTCCTTATGTCTGGGCCCTTCTGGGCTTCAGCGCCGCAGGCTCGGCCATGGGTAATTTCCTGCTCGCCATGGCCAACCGCAGCGCCCCGGCCTCGGTCATCGCACCGCTGGTCTATACCCAACTCATCGCCGCAACGCTCCTTGGGTACGCGGCCTTCGGCGACTGGCCCGATGCGCTCTCGCTCACCGGCCTCGCGGTGATCCTCACCTCCGGCCTGCTCTCTTTGCGTCTTGCCCATCGTTAG